The Bacillus sp. Y1 genome has a window encoding:
- a CDS encoding ABC transporter ATP-binding protein, whose amino-acid sequence MAELVLDHIFKIYDNKVTAVEDFNLHIQDKEFIVFVGPSGCGKSTTLRMIAGLEEISKGDFSIDGKRVNDVAPKDRDIAMVFQNYALYPHMSVYDNMAFGLKLRKFPKDEIDRRVQEAAKILGLEPYLDRKPKALSGGQRQRVALGRAIVRDAKVFLMDEPLSNLDAKLRVQMRAEIAKLHQRLQTTTIYVTHDQTEAMTMATRLVVMKDGVIQQVGAPKEVYEKPENVFVGGFIGSPAMNFLRGKIEEGKFVAGKTSIAIPEGKMKVLREQGYVGKEIILGIRPEDIHDEPVFIEASQGTKIHVKIDVSELTGAETMLYSSIEGQDFVARVDSRSDIKPGQSIDLAFDLNKAHFFDVTTESRIR is encoded by the coding sequence ATGGCTGAGTTAGTTTTAGATCATATTTTCAAAATTTACGACAATAAAGTAACTGCTGTTGAAGACTTTAACCTTCATATTCAAGATAAAGAGTTTATCGTATTCGTTGGACCATCTGGTTGCGGAAAATCAACAACTTTACGTATGATTGCTGGTCTTGAAGAAATCTCTAAAGGTGATTTTTCTATTGATGGTAAACGTGTAAATGATGTTGCACCAAAAGATCGTGATATTGCCATGGTATTCCAAAACTATGCTCTTTACCCACATATGAGTGTATATGACAATATGGCTTTTGGATTAAAGCTTCGTAAGTTTCCTAAGGATGAAATTGATCGCCGTGTTCAGGAAGCTGCAAAAATCCTTGGTTTAGAACCTTACCTTGATCGTAAACCAAAAGCACTTTCTGGTGGTCAACGTCAGCGTGTGGCATTAGGTCGTGCGATTGTCCGTGATGCAAAAGTATTCTTAATGGATGAGCCATTATCGAACCTTGATGCTAAACTTCGTGTTCAAATGCGTGCTGAAATTGCAAAGCTTCATCAACGCTTACAAACAACAACTATCTACGTAACGCATGACCAAACAGAAGCAATGACAATGGCTACTCGTCTTGTTGTTATGAAGGACGGAGTTATCCAGCAAGTTGGAGCACCAAAAGAAGTATACGAAAAGCCTGAAAATGTATTTGTTGGTGGATTTATTGGATCACCAGCAATGAACTTCCTAAGAGGAAAAATCGAGGAAGGTAAATTTGTTGCAGGCAAAACTTCAATCGCTATCCCAGAAGGAAAAATGAAAGTACTTCGTGAACAAGGGTATGTTGGTAAAGAAATTATTCTCGGTATCCGTCCGGAAGATATTCATGATGAGCCTGTATTCATCGAAGCTTCTCAAGGTACAAAAATTCATGTAAAAATTGATGTATCAGAATTAACTGGTGCTGAAACAATGCTTTATTCAAGCATTGAGGGTCAGGATTTTGTAGCGAGAGTAGACTCTCGTTCAGATATTAAACCTGGTCAATCAATCGATTTAGCATTTGATTTGAACAAAGCTCACTTCTTCGATGTAACTACAGAATCAAGAATACGTTAA
- a CDS encoding PucR family transcriptional regulator gives MLKKILQLFKDSKYTNQKPTLEDTKEYDWFYEENEDGWVGIRKNMLDPKEKQLLDALFHSFEPPVIEFQSQGWYNFLFSDGQVPLQKQERRVRIIHLHCSGEDWEQKDLELALKGFLSEEIIIFWESPNHAVLIEHESHSFLMAENFLEISETFENDLYLRVSFFIGKFHSATEELKELFHQDRLFFKQSLEWKRKERVFTFENIFPTLLSHSLPAELLKAIEIQLLQPLMDDPETLATIQVYLENNLNASVTAKKLYIHRNTLQYRIDKFTEKAGVNLKDYPSAITLYIACLLQLQKQR, from the coding sequence ATGCTAAAAAAAATTCTACAATTATTCAAAGACAGTAAATATACAAATCAAAAGCCTACACTTGAAGATACAAAAGAGTATGACTGGTTTTATGAAGAAAACGAAGACGGTTGGGTTGGAATTAGAAAAAACATGTTAGACCCAAAAGAAAAACAGCTACTGGATGCCCTTTTCCATTCTTTTGAACCACCAGTCATAGAATTTCAATCTCAGGGATGGTACAATTTTTTATTTTCAGATGGGCAGGTCCCTTTACAAAAACAAGAGCGTCGGGTTCGAATCATTCACCTTCATTGTTCAGGTGAGGACTGGGAGCAAAAAGATTTAGAACTTGCCTTAAAAGGCTTTTTATCTGAAGAAATTATTATTTTTTGGGAAAGTCCAAATCATGCTGTACTTATTGAACACGAATCTCACAGCTTTTTAATGGCTGAAAATTTCTTGGAAATCTCTGAGACATTTGAAAATGATCTTTACTTACGTGTCAGTTTCTTCATTGGGAAGTTTCACTCTGCCACTGAGGAATTAAAGGAATTATTCCATCAAGACCGTCTATTTTTCAAACAATCTTTAGAATGGAAGCGGAAGGAAAGAGTTTTTACATTTGAGAACATTTTCCCAACTTTGCTTTCGCATAGTCTCCCAGCTGAGCTTTTAAAAGCCATAGAAATACAACTTCTTCAGCCTTTAATGGACGATCCAGAAACGCTCGCAACCATTCAAGTATATTTAGAAAATAATTTAAACGCGAGTGTCACAGCAAAAAAGTTATACATTCACCGAAACACCTTACAATACCGGATAGACAAGTTTACAGAAAAAGCTGGTGTCAATTTAAAAGATTATCCTAGTGCCATTACCCTTTATATCGCTTGCTTACTCCAATTACAAAAGCAAAGATAG
- a CDS encoding metal-sensitive transcriptional regulator: MEYSQEMKNRLKRLEGQVRGVIRMMEEEKHCKDVVTQLSAVRSAVDRAMGYIVAKNLEACIREANDEGKNAEDAIQEAVNMIVKSR; encoded by the coding sequence TTGGAATACTCACAAGAAATGAAAAACCGGTTAAAACGTCTTGAGGGTCAGGTTCGTGGTGTAATACGTATGATGGAAGAGGAAAAACATTGCAAAGATGTGGTAACTCAGCTATCAGCTGTGCGCTCGGCTGTTGACCGTGCAATGGGATATATTGTAGCAAAAAATCTAGAGGCATGTATTCGTGAAGCAAATGACGAGGGGAAAAACGCCGAGGATGCGATTCAAGAGGCTGTAAATATGATAGTAAAAAGTCGATAG
- a CDS encoding YheC/YheD family protein codes for MTSLVLRNMNPFIGILTSKKGEKNLVGNIPLFRSIQQELWKIGGTSIVFSPDDILSNGIKAAKYDPSNNKWETVMAPFPQLVYNRVPFRKHEDTSTFKEAVNLFKEQSIPFFNPGFLNKYDCYLQFKEHMGLKQYFLPTIKIEDKTELEEFLLAHRSLYIKQANSSMGRGIHIIKLQRDGKLLLIDHRQQVIYHDFHDYWGKWSNKFLKILYIAQQAASPQLYQGKRYDFRILAVLQGEKHVPVGVGVRQSGNQQVTTHIPNGGKLLPYSQFQTQEQDLLIQKFVELCGKELTRKYGFFAEFSIDLGLTSDGRFVIYEINSKPMSFDEKTIEEKRVKMLCELFRSTIEKK; via the coding sequence ATGACTTCTCTTGTTCTTAGGAATATGAATCCTTTTATCGGTATTCTAACCAGTAAAAAAGGTGAAAAGAATCTAGTTGGAAATATTCCGTTGTTCCGATCCATTCAACAGGAGTTATGGAAGATCGGCGGAACATCTATCGTATTCTCTCCTGATGATATCTTAAGTAATGGAATAAAAGCAGCAAAATATGATCCTAGTAACAATAAATGGGAGACTGTAATGGCTCCCTTTCCACAGCTAGTATACAACCGCGTTCCGTTTCGAAAACATGAAGACACCAGTACTTTTAAAGAGGCTGTAAATCTCTTTAAAGAACAATCAATACCCTTTTTCAACCCAGGTTTTTTAAACAAATACGATTGTTACTTACAGTTCAAGGAGCATATGGGTCTTAAACAGTATTTCTTACCGACAATAAAAATCGAAGACAAAACAGAACTAGAAGAATTTCTTTTAGCTCATCGCTCTCTTTATATAAAACAAGCAAATTCTTCAATGGGAAGAGGCATTCATATTATTAAATTGCAGAGAGATGGTAAACTTTTGCTCATAGACCATAGGCAGCAAGTTATTTACCATGACTTTCATGATTATTGGGGAAAATGGTCTAATAAATTTCTTAAAATATTATATATTGCACAGCAAGCAGCAAGTCCTCAACTTTATCAAGGGAAACGGTATGATTTTAGAATATTGGCTGTTTTGCAAGGTGAGAAGCATGTTCCTGTAGGTGTAGGTGTTAGACAATCAGGCAATCAACAAGTAACTACACATATTCCTAATGGAGGAAAACTACTTCCTTATTCACAATTTCAAACGCAGGAACAAGACCTCTTAATCCAAAAATTCGTAGAGCTTTGTGGGAAAGAATTAACTAGGAAATACGGTTTCTTTGCTGAGTTCTCCATCGATCTGGGGTTAACTTCAGATGGGAGATTTGTTATTTATGAAATTAATTCAAAGCCAATGAGCTTCGATGAAAAAACGATCGAGGAAAAACGGGTGAAGATGCTTTGCGAGCTATTCCGCTCCACAATAGAAAAGAAGTAA
- a CDS encoding YheC/YheD family endospore coat-associated protein, whose amino-acid sequence MKKQYRIDISDHLERGTVYFPAELSNHHAPTRISFGTFAIQVTCYPHPDGKNTLVLSPDIAEAIKFPSLDIPFHLFIAEKTIHIGPLIGIFTSGFTPFAMRPIGERSMFFSKLLSVKKFVGALPFVFGEQHINWEEGTIEGLIYHKNGWESIILPFPNVIYDRLPNRRSEKKAALRKVKDRLQSEYLIPWYNPGFFNKLDVFERLESVDAVSSLLPETHPFTSFSMIERMLSLYGHVYVKPMNGSLGLGIYQVLYDREQNHYYCRFRDTDGINRLRKFETLESLMKHSFPNNKLNHLIVQQGIHLLRHERCPVDFRVHTNKDENGRWKVTAVAAKVAGPGSVTTHVKSGGCIKTIEEVIDDKEEQKKLLQKLSEASLLLSHVLENHMEGIVGEIGFDLGVDREGKVWLFEANSKPGRSIFKHPDMKEFDLLTRKLSLAFGVFLSEQAIKQPGEVFK is encoded by the coding sequence ATGAAAAAACAATATCGAATTGACATTAGCGACCATCTTGAAAGAGGTACTGTATACTTTCCGGCTGAGCTTTCTAATCATCATGCTCCAACTCGTATCTCTTTCGGAACATTTGCGATACAAGTAACATGCTATCCACACCCAGATGGAAAAAACACTCTTGTTCTTAGCCCTGACATTGCAGAAGCTATTAAATTCCCATCTTTAGACATTCCCTTTCATCTATTTATTGCAGAAAAGACCATTCATATTGGTCCTCTTATTGGAATTTTTACCTCTGGTTTTACTCCATTTGCCATGCGGCCGATTGGGGAAAGGTCCATGTTCTTTTCCAAGTTATTATCTGTTAAAAAGTTTGTTGGAGCTCTCCCCTTTGTTTTTGGTGAACAGCATATCAATTGGGAAGAAGGAACGATAGAGGGACTTATCTATCACAAGAATGGTTGGGAATCCATCATTTTGCCGTTCCCAAATGTCATCTATGATCGACTCCCAAACCGACGGAGCGAGAAAAAGGCGGCATTACGAAAAGTGAAAGATCGATTGCAATCTGAGTATTTAATTCCTTGGTATAATCCAGGCTTTTTTAATAAATTAGATGTCTTTGAGAGGCTAGAATCGGTTGACGCTGTTTCTTCTCTACTTCCAGAAACACATCCTTTTACTTCTTTTTCAATGATTGAAAGAATGCTTTCTTTATATGGTCATGTATATGTAAAACCGATGAACGGAAGCTTGGGTCTTGGAATCTATCAAGTCCTTTATGATCGAGAACAAAATCATTATTATTGTCGGTTCCGAGATACCGATGGAATCAATCGTCTTAGAAAGTTTGAAACATTAGAATCTTTAATGAAGCATTCGTTTCCGAATAACAAGCTAAATCATCTTATTGTTCAACAAGGGATACACTTACTACGCCATGAGCGCTGTCCAGTCGATTTCCGAGTTCACACCAATAAAGATGAAAATGGCCGTTGGAAGGTTACCGCCGTTGCAGCAAAAGTAGCTGGACCTGGAAGTGTGACTACACATGTAAAAAGTGGTGGTTGTATAAAAACAATTGAAGAAGTGATTGATGATAAAGAGGAGCAAAAGAAGCTACTGCAAAAATTATCCGAGGCTAGTCTTCTACTAAGTCATGTATTAGAAAATCATATGGAAGGCATTGTTGGAGAAATAGGGTTTGATTTAGGAGTCGACCGAGAAGGAAAAGTTTGGCTTTTTGAGGCGAATTCAAAACCAGGTCGTTCGATCTTTAAGCACCCCGATATGAAGGAGTTTGACCTATTAACTCGTAAACTTTCACTAGCATTTGGTGTTTTTTTATCAGAGCAAGCGATTAAGCAGCCAGGAGAGGTCTTTAAATGA
- a CDS encoding YheC/YheD family endospore coat-associated protein, with protein MLTFGFMTLNLRNENSYFSGIAQAASNYGISCFRFVPSNIIPTSELIVGEEYNPSEARWIEAEFPLPNILYDRCFYGDDTHSQSCLSIVRWLKTRRDVTFLGYGLPNKMELYDVLNHSKLHPYLLHSALVAHADQVIHSLSHINPAIIKPINGSQGKGIYFIKKEKDQYIVETDKKEKHVSRIFESKELFSAWLQSLLKKKTFLIQPYKHLTNKDGHPFDLRILLQKNQHGKWIVRGKGIREGSVGSIVSNVSAGGKIHTFEDWSKENSPSSFLLKEVQYILSLLPTVLESTFRPLFEIGVDIGIAKDGSLWILDVNSKPGRKVVVSTTPEVKAVLELAPILYAKHLMEQKRSLMNHEKTISN; from the coding sequence ATGCTGACCTTTGGATTCATGACATTAAACCTGAGGAATGAAAATTCTTATTTCAGTGGAATTGCACAGGCTGCCAGCAACTATGGAATCAGTTGCTTTAGATTTGTCCCATCGAATATTATACCAACTTCAGAACTTATCGTTGGCGAGGAATATAATCCGAGCGAAGCCCGCTGGATCGAAGCGGAATTCCCACTTCCTAATATTTTGTACGACCGATGCTTTTATGGTGATGATACACATTCCCAAAGTTGTCTTTCCATTGTACGTTGGTTAAAAACACGAAGGGATGTAACCTTTTTAGGTTATGGTCTTCCAAACAAAATGGAACTTTATGATGTCTTGAATCATTCAAAGCTCCATCCTTATCTACTTCACTCAGCACTAGTTGCTCACGCAGATCAAGTTATTCACTCGCTTTCACATATCAATCCAGCCATTATTAAACCCATCAATGGTTCTCAAGGGAAGGGCATTTACTTTATAAAAAAAGAAAAAGATCAATATATTGTTGAAACTGATAAAAAAGAGAAACATGTGAGCCGCATTTTTGAATCAAAAGAACTTTTTTCAGCTTGGCTTCAATCTCTTTTAAAGAAGAAAACATTTCTCATTCAACCATATAAACATTTAACCAATAAGGATGGGCATCCTTTTGACCTTCGGATATTGCTGCAAAAGAATCAACATGGGAAGTGGATTGTTCGTGGCAAAGGTATTCGTGAAGGTTCTGTTGGATCTATCGTCTCTAATGTTAGTGCTGGGGGGAAAATTCATACCTTTGAGGACTGGTCAAAAGAAAATTCTCCATCTTCTTTTCTTCTAAAAGAAGTTCAATATATCTTGTCCCTCCTTCCAACTGTTTTAGAAAGTACCTTCCGTCCTTTATTTGAAATCGGTGTAGATATCGGCATCGCGAAGGATGGATCACTATGGATACTTGACGTAAATTCAAAGCCGGGAAGAAAAGTAGTTGTTTCCACCACACCTGAAGTAAAAGCTGTGTTAGAGTTAGCTCCCATCCTTTATGCAAAACACCTGATGGAGCAAAAAAGGAGTTTGATGAATCATGAAAAAACAATATCGAATTGA
- a CDS encoding YheC/YheD family endospore coat-associated protein: MATSYLPITVIPTETFQTKENCIQISRALASYFHILARPTIFLKIGRVCIEVYVEITDLPKNEVHLPSFLLSHFKIPNKATKYLAKFIEESNTLIVGPIVALMTDSTETNHEPNFRSVHTFCEELHYHTQQTGGLFYVFKSDDFSIDEISGYYYNDGWKKHTFPPPDVVYNRIHSRRKERSDYFNKIKNEMTRLNIPFFNDRFLSKWDVHELLIQEDHLQPHLPETLLFTETNFLELLTKHSSLFIKPIHGSQGRKILHLYKESHSFIVKVSTGTQSDDFMSFSKVEHFFNWFSRFRKNSTYIIQQGIPLLLYKNRHIDFRVLCHKNLYNAWKVTSVVARISGEKQFVANIARGGETYKPIKALTELFERDVAIQQLVLMKELAKEIAAVISENTDGLTGELGLDIGIDQDGKLWLIEVNSKPSKNFEEQEVKIRPSTRAIMELCTALAFEYKSKELEENTHADLWIHDIKPEE; encoded by the coding sequence ATGGCTACTTCTTACTTACCTATTACGGTGATTCCTACCGAAACGTTTCAAACAAAAGAAAATTGTATTCAGATAAGCCGAGCATTAGCAAGTTATTTTCACATTTTAGCACGTCCTACCATATTTCTAAAGATTGGTAGGGTGTGTATAGAAGTTTATGTGGAAATTACTGATTTACCAAAAAACGAAGTACACCTGCCTTCATTCCTACTCTCACATTTTAAAATACCTAATAAGGCAACAAAGTATTTAGCAAAATTTATTGAAGAGTCTAACACCTTAATAGTGGGTCCTATTGTAGCCCTCATGACAGACAGCACGGAAACGAATCATGAGCCGAATTTTCGGTCCGTTCATACATTTTGCGAGGAACTTCATTACCATACACAGCAAACAGGTGGACTTTTTTACGTATTTAAAAGTGATGATTTTTCAATAGATGAAATTAGTGGCTATTACTATAATGACGGATGGAAAAAACATACATTCCCTCCACCTGATGTAGTTTATAACCGAATTCACTCAAGAAGAAAGGAGCGAAGTGACTATTTTAATAAAATAAAAAACGAAATGACAAGATTGAATATTCCATTCTTTAATGACCGTTTCTTATCTAAATGGGATGTTCATGAACTGTTAATTCAAGAGGACCATTTGCAACCACATCTCCCAGAAACATTACTATTTACGGAAACCAATTTCCTTGAATTATTAACTAAACATTCGAGCCTATTTATTAAACCCATTCATGGGAGTCAAGGCCGAAAAATCTTACATTTATATAAAGAAAGTCATTCATTTATCGTAAAGGTATCAACTGGAACACAAAGTGATGATTTCATGTCCTTTTCTAAAGTTGAGCACTTTTTCAATTGGTTTTCACGCTTTCGTAAAAATTCAACTTATATTATTCAGCAGGGTATCCCCTTGCTTTTATATAAAAATCGCCACATTGATTTTAGAGTATTATGTCACAAAAATCTTTATAATGCATGGAAAGTCACCTCTGTAGTAGCTAGGATATCAGGTGAAAAACAATTTGTAGCCAATATCGCTAGAGGTGGCGAAACATATAAACCCATTAAAGCGTTAACTGAACTCTTTGAAAGAGATGTGGCGATCCAGCAACTCGTGCTTATGAAAGAGTTAGCCAAGGAAATTGCAGCTGTTATTAGTGAAAATACGGATGGTTTAACCGGTGAACTGGGTTTAGATATAGGCATTGATCAGGATGGAAAGCTTTGGCTAATTGAGGTAAACTCAAAGCCCTCAAAAAACTTCGAAGAGCAGGAAGTTAAAATCCGTCCTTCCACAAGAGCAATTATGGAATTATGTACAGCACTCGCTTTCGAGTACAAAAGCAAGGAATTGGAGGAGAACACTCATGCTGACCTTTGGATTCATGACATTAAACCTGAGGAATGA
- a CDS encoding DUF445 domain-containing protein encodes MNVAITIAFMVVIGAVIGGFTNSLAIKMLFRPYRALYIGKWRVPFTPGLIPKRRDELAEQMGKMVVNHLLTPESIQKKFLNEQFQKDMIRVAQTELDQLLRSELTLAQVFERLGFKHLETSASEKMSLFIHKKYEEVMPCFREKPIKVVLPEELQEKLSEKIPVISEYILLRGKDYFNSAEGQLRVERMINDFVRERSGMLGNMLQMFLGNVNLTEKIRPEILKFLENEGTKDLITTLLSNEWEKLLNKKTEEFEEQLGKEQLLQLINQTVKKLVKMDQLIQKPISELLENNRADIINDFVPAGLRLVFDWITGRMETILERLHLAEIVREQVETFSVERLEEMVLSISRSELKMITYLGALLGGVIGLFQGIVVLFIG; translated from the coding sequence ATGAATGTAGCAATAACCATAGCCTTTATGGTTGTCATTGGAGCAGTGATTGGAGGATTTACTAACTCGCTTGCCATTAAAATGCTGTTCCGCCCATATCGAGCGCTTTATATAGGAAAATGGAGAGTGCCGTTTACTCCTGGATTAATTCCAAAACGAAGAGATGAATTAGCTGAACAAATGGGGAAAATGGTGGTTAATCACCTACTAACTCCTGAAAGTATCCAAAAGAAATTCTTAAATGAGCAATTCCAGAAGGATATGATAAGAGTTGCTCAAACGGAGCTTGATCAACTGTTAAGAAGCGAGCTTACTTTGGCACAAGTCTTCGAGCGGCTAGGCTTTAAGCATTTAGAAACAAGTGCATCTGAAAAAATGTCCTTATTTATTCATAAGAAATACGAAGAAGTGATGCCTTGCTTTAGGGAGAAACCAATAAAGGTTGTGCTTCCGGAGGAGCTTCAAGAAAAATTAAGTGAAAAGATCCCTGTAATTAGTGAATATATTCTATTAAGGGGTAAGGACTACTTTAATAGTGCTGAAGGTCAGCTTAGAGTGGAAAGAATGATTAATGATTTTGTCCGTGAACGAAGTGGGATGTTAGGGAATATGCTACAGATGTTCCTTGGAAATGTAAACCTCACAGAAAAGATTCGCCCAGAGATTTTAAAGTTTCTTGAAAATGAGGGTACAAAGGACCTGATAACGACACTCCTTTCAAATGAATGGGAAAAACTATTAAATAAGAAAACGGAAGAATTTGAGGAGCAATTAGGAAAAGAGCAATTACTACAGCTGATCAATCAAACAGTAAAAAAACTTGTGAAGATGGATCAACTTATACAAAAACCTATTTCAGAACTACTTGAAAATAATCGTGCGGACATCATTAACGATTTTGTTCCTGCTGGCTTACGCTTAGTCTTCGACTGGATCACTGGCCGTATGGAGACAATCCTTGAACGATTACACTTAGCAGAGATTGTAAGAGAGCAAGTCGAAACATTTTCAGTAGAACGGCTTGAGGAAATGGTATTATCCATTTCAAGAAGTGAATTAAAGATGATCACGTACTTAGGAGCATTGTTAGGAGGAGTTATCGGACTATTCCAAGGCATTGTTGTTCTATTCATTGGATAG
- a CDS encoding YlbF family regulator yields MAVNLHDAAYELEKAIRSSNEYASLKRIYDEVNADPSAKQMFENFRNLQLELQQKQMMGQEITQEEVEQAQKTVALVQQHEKIAQLMEAEQRMSMIIGELNQIIMKPLEELYGAMGQ; encoded by the coding sequence ATGGCGGTTAATTTACATGATGCAGCTTATGAATTAGAAAAGGCGATTCGCTCAAGTAATGAATATGCGAGTTTAAAAAGAATCTATGATGAAGTAAACGCTGACCCATCTGCAAAACAAATGTTTGAGAATTTTCGTAACTTACAGCTTGAATTACAGCAAAAGCAAATGATGGGCCAAGAAATTACTCAAGAGGAAGTTGAGCAGGCACAAAAAACAGTAGCACTTGTTCAACAACATGAAAAAATTGCTCAGCTAATGGAAGCTGAACAAAGAATGAGCATGATTATTGGTGAATTAAATCAAATTATTATGAAGCCACTAGAAGAACTCTATGGAGCTATGGGACAATAG
- a CDS encoding Cof-type HAD-IIB family hydrolase: protein MIYRLLAINIDGTLLQSNGRIQRSTKEAVEYVQGKGIYVTLVTSRSFASAKKVAKALKLDSYLVTHRGAYIASSMDQPVLVRRISEDVTFELVRLLEAFHCQIRLVDDRYSLANRSKVSNNLLAKTVFSSGDPVFYSQQYVDSLSDAISDEPCSPPKIEIYFERKEDLQDAKKAIYTMYDEVDTLKLDDLRLEIVPKGVSKLTGLLYLGERLGVKRSEMVVIADAMDDIDMIEKVGLGVAMGNAPVEVKKAADWVTRSNNENGVGYVVKEHFRKQQPIEFLKKMNIIK, encoded by the coding sequence ATGATTTATCGTCTGCTTGCTATAAATATAGACGGAACGCTTCTTCAATCAAACGGTCGAATCCAAAGGTCAACCAAGGAAGCCGTAGAATATGTCCAGGGAAAGGGAATTTATGTTACGTTAGTGACATCTAGAAGCTTTGCATCAGCAAAGAAAGTGGCAAAGGCATTAAAGCTCGATTCCTATTTAGTCACACACAGAGGGGCATATATCGCAAGCTCGATGGATCAACCGGTATTAGTAAGAAGAATTTCGGAGGATGTCACCTTTGAGCTGGTTCGATTATTAGAAGCCTTTCATTGTCAAATTCGTTTAGTAGATGATCGGTATTCATTGGCCAATCGCTCAAAAGTTAGCAATAATTTACTAGCAAAAACAGTGTTTTCTTCAGGGGATCCTGTCTTTTACTCACAACAATATGTTGATTCACTAAGCGATGCAATTTCAGACGAACCATGTAGTCCACCAAAAATTGAAATTTATTTTGAGAGAAAGGAAGACCTTCAGGACGCAAAGAAAGCTATCTACACGATGTATGATGAAGTGGATACATTGAAGCTTGATGATCTTCGATTAGAAATTGTACCAAAGGGTGTATCAAAGTTAACGGGTCTTTTATACTTAGGAGAAAGACTAGGTGTGAAGCGTTCAGAAATGGTTGTTATTGCCGATGCGATGGATGATATAGATATGATTGAAAAGGTTGGATTAGGTGTTGCCATGGGGAATGCACCCGTTGAAGTAAAAAAGGCAGCAGATTGGGTCACTCGATCAAATAATGAAAATGGAGTAGGATATGTAGTAAAGGAACACTTTCGTAAGCAACAGCCGATTGAGTTTTTAAAGAAAATGAATATTATCAAGTAA